A stretch of DNA from Halobacillus litoralis:
GACGACATTTAAAAGAATTTGTTTTACTCGGTGATCATCGACTTTCATTTTCATAGCTTCTGCCGGACATTCCATTCTTAAAGGAGTATGCGATGGATCCGAACGCCATTGTTTTTCAAAATCCCGGAGGATGAGGTGAAGGTCCTGATGTTTTTTCTGAATGGGGAACGATCCGGATACGTACGTATTGAAGCTTAACAGGTCCTGGATCATCGTTTGCAGGCGTTCCATTTCCTTTAAAGAGAGATCCAAGTACTCTTTCGCTTCCTCTCCATCCACAATCTCATCCTTCACCGCCTGGATCAACCCGCTCATCGAGGTGACAGGTGTTTTCAAATCATGAGTCACACCAGCGAGCAGTTCATTTCGCATGTCCTCAAGCCTCTTCAATTTATCCGCCATTTCCGAAAACGAGCCCATCAATTCAGCGAGCTCCCTTTCTTTAGGAATATCTGTAAGATTGATGTCATAATTCCCTTCGCTCACTTGTTTGGCTGCCGTTGCCGTCTCCTTTAGTGGTTTGGATACTTTCTTCGTCATATAGTAAATCACCGCCCAGCCCAGAAGACCTACCCCTCCGAGCATGGCTGCGAGCAAACGATATTCATGGTTGATGCTTGAGAGGACAGATTTTTCGTTCACGAGGACAATATAGCCCAATGTTTCGGAATCACTTTTGATCGGTTCACTCACCACGTAGGCTTTTTCGTTTCCTTCCAAAGTTATGGTGGACTCATTGGTTTTATAAAGGGATTCTTCCAGATAGTCGCCTCGGTTTTTAAAGGTTCGTTCCCGGTTGTTGGTAATAAGGATTTCACCTTCTGCTGACACAACGATTCCTGTTGGCGGCTCGTTCACCTGCAGTTCCTCTGACCTCTTCCTAAGAATCTCTTCAAAAAGAGGGCCGGCTAAGATCCTGCCGTTCGTGCTCACGACGCGGTCCGCAATCTCCTGGGCGACGATATGCATCAAGTTCAGACGGTTGTCTACCGTCGTCTGACGAATCCACACGACAGAAAGTACAGCTATAATCACGAGACCCACGAGGAGCGTAGTCAAATATCTTCGTGACCAATAATAGAAGATGTTTTTACGTTTCTTTTGTTTGAACACGCCACTGATACCCCAATCCACGTAGAGTTTTGATCGCATAAGGATCGTCTTTGGAAAGGCGGAGCGCTTTTCGAATCCTTTTAATCGATAAATCGACCGCCCGGTCACTGCCATCGTAATCAAAGCCCCAGACGTGATCGAGCAGCTGGTCCCTGGAAAACGTCTGGTTCGGATGTTGGACGAGGAACAAGAAAAGAGAACGGTCCTTCGGAGACAATTCCACTTCCTCCCCCTCATACAGAATGGTGTGCCCCACTGGATCGATACGCAGCGATCCATACTGCAGCGTGTGATCCTCTACCGTCGGTATCGGACGGCGCAGCACGGCTTTGACACGGGCGACGACTTCCTCTCCGATAAAGGGCTTTGATATGTAATCATCCGCACCGCCCTCAAATCCTTTCAAACGATGATCGATTTCACCGAGAGCCGTCAGCATAATGACCGGACACGAGCTCTTTTTCCGTATGTCAGATAAAATGGACCATCCATCCACATCAGGAAGCATCACATCCAGAAGCACAAGATCCGGCCGACTCCGGAAAAACATTTCGAGGGCATCCCTGCCTGTGAAAACCTGTTCGACATGAAGTCCGTTTTTCGTTAAATAGGCGGTAAGAACACGTGAGATGGTCGGTTCATCTTCCACAATTAATACTTTACTCATCGTCATGAACTCCTTTGGCTTTCATTATAAAGGTTTGCCGACATAAAAGAAAAAGAAGACTTCTTCTCAAAGAAAAAGCCTTCCTTCTTATGCACAAAGTTACACGGAAGAATCCGTTTCCTCCGCTGTCTCTTCTTCTGTAGATTCCTGAGGGCGGTCCCTAGGGAAGAAGTCCAAACCGAGCGCTTCCATTTCTGCTCTCGCTTCTTCTTTCGTCAGTTCCCCGCTCTTCACTTTTTCATGGATGTCTTCTAAAGCCGTTCTTTGTTCCTCTGTCAGGTTGTCCAGCATCGGCTTGAACCCTTTCGGATGAGGGTGTTTAATCCCTAGTTCTTCGATTTGCTCCCTCGCCTCTTCTTTCGTCAGCTCACCAGCTTCCACCTGTTCTTTGATCGCTTCAAGTTTTTGCTTTGTCTCTTCATCGATCTCTTCAAAGTGATGGTTGCCTTTGTGGAAAAAGAACCGTTTCTGCTCCCTCAGTTTCTCAACCACCTCATCTTCCGTCAGTTCCCCATCTTTAAAGGACTGCAAAAGACTGCGGATTTCGGTTTCGCCGCTTTCCACCACTTCCTCGTTCACGTTTGCCTCCACTTCTGCGTCCGAAGTACTTGAGGCATAAGAGATCCCAGGTATAGCAATAGCCAAAGCAATCGCACCTGTTAAAGCTTTTTTAGATAAAACGTTTTTCAATTTCATGCCCTCCTCTGGGTGTCATTTTTGATGGTACACGTTTATCGTATAGAAGAAATAAGTCAGGAAGATGTCAAAGAAACATTTTTTACACCATGATGGTCTTACCCACTCCAACACTTACAGAAAGTCATGCACATGATTCCTACACCACCTACTCATACTAACTTCAGGAGGAGTCAGGGATGAAAATTGCCATACTTTCACTATGTTTACTCATTACTGCACCGTTCATTCAGGAACAGCATTTATCCATTTCTCATGACGGGGAAAAAATAATGACTGTGAACCGGGAAGACTTCGCGGATGAGGTGTTCGGAAAACCTTTTGTTGATAAAAAGAAAACAGCGGACCTGATAAAACAATTGGAGGAGGAGATCAACCGGGAGCCCGTTTCTGCAAAGATCGGAAAAACGGAAGAAATCATCCCTGGTAAGCCGGGAGCTAAAGTCGATCATCAAACATTCATCGAAGAATTTTACCATTACCTGCACAGCACCGGATCATCTACGATCGACGTGCCGACGATTCCGGCTCACCCTAGAGTTGATAGTGAGCTGCTTGCAACAATCCGCACGAAACAGATCGGCCAATATGTGACCTATTTCAATAAAAACAATGAAGAACGCTCCCACAATATCCGATTGGCCGCTGAAGCCCTGGACAGTCATGTCGTCTTTCCCGGTGAGGTTTTTTCTTTTAATAAAGTGGTTGGAAAAAGAACAGTGGAAAAGGGATATAAGAAGGCCCCGGTCATCGTCAAAGGGGAAGTGTCGGAAGGTATCGGCGGGGGCATATGTCAGTTATCTTCCACCTTGTTTAATTCTGTAGACAAAGCGGGTGTAAAGATCCTGGAACGCTATTCACACAGCAAGCGTGTGCCCTATGTTCCGGAAGGCCGTGATGCGACAGTGAGTTGGTACGGTCCTGATTTCACATTTAAAAATCCGTACAATCAGCCCCTGTTGATCCGGTCGAAGGTGTATGGCGGGCAGATGATTGTAAAAGTGTATTCTTCTGATGTGATCAATACGGAACCAAATGAAGTTCCCGATGCAAGCAAACAGCTCCCGGAAGAGATGTTCCAATGATTTCACACCACCAAAAAAAGGCCTGTTCATCCTGAAATCACAGGAGGTACAGGCTTTTTTGTGATGGGCATCAGACGTGCAGCGAACCACGGAACCCTCTGGCCTTATAATAGGACTCTGCTCCGTTATGATACAAAAAGACGTGATCAAAGCGACGGTCGCAAAAAAGCGCTCCGCCAAGTTCTCTAATCTTTTCAGGCGTATGAACCCAGCTGGATGTCTTCAAATCAAATTCCCCGAGCTCCTGCAGAGAACGATACTGTTCTTCCGTCAACATTTCGATCCCCATCGATGCGGCCAGGTCCATCGCGCTGGTTTCAGGTTTATATTTCTTTCTGGATTCCAAGGCGGCCCGGTCATAACACACACTTCTCCGACCTTTTGGACTTTCCTTTGAACAATCATAAAAGATGTAGGCGTCCTTCTCTTTGCTGTATCCCACGACATCCGGTTCGCCACCGGTTCTTTCCATTTCATTCAGTGACCAAAGTTTTTCCGGGTGTTCATCCAATTTGGCCTGAACTTCAGTCCAATCCAGATCCTCATGCCGGTGCCTGTTCTTTTCAAAGCGAGCTTTCAATCCTTGAAGTAATTCCTGCTTCTCTTCTACTAAAAGCTCCCCTTTATTCCTTGTCCCCGTTTCCTTTGTCATGACTCTTCCTCCTTAATGTTCAATCCAATGTAGTCGTTACCTTCTATCTTACTATAAAAAAGCAACTCCTTCCCCCCTTCTATGAAGCATATGAAAATGCCAAAGAACGATAGAAGAAAGCTTGGATTACTCAATGGTCATAAAGTTCTAAAATATATCCCACAAAACCTTGCTTTGACAGAGTTTTACATATCCATCCACGACATACCCGTTTAGGTATGAAAGAAACCGGTTATGAAACAACTGTGTACGTAAAAACAAACCACAGCTTGAGATTGGATTTTTTATTTGAAGATAAAAAGCTTCATTGTTTAAAAACCCTGAATGTCACCTGTCTTTTTGATTCGAAATTTCGACCAACCATTTTAGAGGAGTGATCGTATGGAACAAGAAAACCAGGTAGAGGAACAAACGTACAGCTTACCTAGAATCGGTGAAAAAGCACCCGATTTCACGGCGCAAACCACACACGGGGAAATTTCATTGAACGACTACGAGGGAAAATGGTTCATTCTTTTCTCCCACCCTTCCGATTTCACACCTGTGTGTACGACTGAATTTGTGGCTTTTCAAGGGATCTATGATCAATTGCGTGAACGGGACACAGAATTGATCGGACTAAGTGTCGATAGTGTCACGTCACACATTGCCTGGATTCGAAACATTGAAGAAAACTTCAATACGACCATTGAATTTCCGGTCATTGCTGATTTAGATAAACGAGTCGCTACAAAGTTCGGAATGATCATGCCGGAAAGCAATGGAACAGAAACCTCAAGAGCCGTCTTCGTCATAGATGATAAAGGGACCGTCCGATCCGTGATCTATTATCCACTCACTACCGGAAGGAACATGGGTGAAATCCTCCGTCTTGTTGAAGCCCTGAAAACGACGGATGAACATGGCGTATCCACTCCTGCCGATTGGAAAAAAGGAGATCAAATCGTTGCTTCTCCCCCAAAAACGACGGAGGATGCAAAAGCACGTATCGATGATCCGAATTATGAGTGTGTGGATTGGTACTTCTGTAAAAAGGATATCCACTCCTAAAGGGAAACGATGATAGCGGGACGGAAAATAGAATCCACTTGTCTTCAATACGCACCATTCCCTTATGACCGGGAAATCATCATAAGAAGATCATTTAAGATAAAACTATGAAGGGAAGTCAATCATTTTCAAGGAGGAGTTCCAGTGGCGAATACAAAAGTGGCCATCATTGCGGCAAATGGAAGTTTATTTGATGCTTATAAAGTTTTCAATATCGCCTCAGCGGCAGCAGCCTCTGATGCAGAGGTAGGCATCTTCTTCACTTTCGAGGGGTTAAACTTAATTCATAACGAAGGGCACAAAAACCTGCCTTTACCCGAAGGAAAAGAACATTTCCAAGAAGGTTTTGAAAAAGCGAATGTCCCTTCCATTGAAGAGTTGGTCGGCATCGCACAAGAGATGGATGTCAAACTGATCGCCTGCCAAATGACGATGGATGTCATGAGTTTAGAGAAAGAGGATTTTGTAGAAGGCATTGAAGTCGGCGGCGCTGCTTCTTTCATTGAGTATGCAAAAGATGCAGACATTTCCTTAACTTTCTAAACAAAGGAGCTTGAATGGTTACCCTTAAACATTTATCAACCAGCGACTTAGCTGAAAAGATGCAGAACAACGAGGAGAAAACTCTTATTTTGGATGTGCGCAATAGCGATGAATTTAATGAAGGTAAGATTGAAAACAGTCAGGTGGAGGTCATCAACGAACCTTACTTCCATCTGCTCGACGACCTCCAAACCCTTGACGGGAAATTAGCGAAAAACCAAGAGATCGTCGTCGTTTGTGCGAAAGGGAATTCATCGCAAATGATCGCAGAAATGCTTGATGAAGAAGGTTATGAAGATGTGTACTCTCTAGACGGCGGCATGCAGGCTTGGAGTGAGCACTTCGAAAGATAAAGGCTGCCGTTTAAAACAAACGTCGTCTGTCACAGCCAAGGAACAGCAATAAAAAGGAGGATGACCAATGGAAGCAAATGAAGTGTTGGATGCAAAAGGATTGGCGTGCCCGATGCCGATCGTTAAAACGAAAAAAGCGATAGAGAAACTTGAGACCGGTGAGGTTCTGGAAGTCCAGGCGACCGATAAAGGAGCGAAAAGTGATATCGCCGCATGGGTGAAATCCGGGGGGCACGAACTCTTGAAAGATACAGAGGAAAACGATGTCTTGAAGTTCTGGATCAAAAAGGGATAAGAACTAAACAAGTGAGCCCTTTTTAAAGAAGGGAAACATGCTGACAAAAAGGAAAAAGATCTGTCCCGGGCTTTATGAAAGCCAGAGGCAGATCTTTTTTTATTTAGGATGAATGCTAAGAGGATTCACAAAAATATAAAATACATAATAAATAGTCCACCAAGGGTGTACATGATCGGGTGTACCTGCTTCCAGTCTCTCTTCGCAATCATAGCAAACGGATAAAGAATAAAACCAAGTGCAATTCCTGTCGCGACACTGAACGTCAGCGGCATCATGATGATCGTGACGAACGCCGGCACTACGATTTCAAATCGGCTCCAGTCGATTTCTTTCACTTCTGTCGCCATGAGAGCACCGACGATTATGAGCGCGGGTGCCGTCACTTCTGGTGTGATGACACCAAGAACAGGTGAAAAGAACAGCGCAATAAAGAAACAGATCGAAATCACAACGCTCGTAAACCCTGTACGGCCGCCGACTGCAACACCTGCGGAAGATTCAACGAAGGAAGCCGTCGTCGATGTACCGAAGATGGCTCCTGCCACTCCGGACGTGGAGTCAGCCAATAGAGCACGGCCTGCGTTTGGAATTTTGTTGTCTTTCATAATTCCCGCTTGACTGGCTACGGCAATAAGCGCGCCTGCCGTATCAAAAAATGCGACAAACAAGAAAGTGAAAATAACCGCTAAGACTTCCGGTCTGAAGATATCCCCTAAATGCTGAAACACCACGCCGAAGGTTGGCTCGAGGCTTGGAATTTCCCCCACAACAGATTTAGGCACATCCACCAAACCAACGATCATGCCGATGATACTGGTAATGACAATCCCGTAAAAAATCCCTCCGCGAATGCCACGCACAAGCATCATCAGCGTAGCGATAAAACCGAATGCGGCAAGGGCTGTTGTTGGTGAGGTCAATTGACCGATCGATACAAACGTCTCTTCACTCCCAACCACGATTCCGGCATTTTTCAACCCGATGAACGCAATGAAAAAGCCGATGCCTCCTGCAATCGCATGCTTTAAATCTTTCGGAATGACATTGATGATTTTCTCCCGGATCTTAAGCAGACTCAGAATCATAAAGATGATCCCGGCGATGAAGACACCGGTCAAAGCGACCTGCCACTCAATGCCCATCCCGATGACTACAGAGAATGTAAAGAAAGAGTTCAGCCCCATACTCGGTGCAATCCCTACTGGGAAGTTAGCAAGAAGCCCGATCAACAGCGACCCGACAATGGCGGATAACGCGGTAGCTGTGAACAGTGCCCCTTTACCCATCCCCGCCTGACTTAAAATGATCGGGTTGACGACTAATATATAAGCCATGGAAAGAAACGTCGTAACTCCAGCGAGCGTTTCTTTTTGAAAGTTCGTTTCACGTTCTTTGAATTGAAAAAAGTTTCTCATGATGTCCCCTCCTGTACACGAAAAAAAGCACCGGCAATCTACCGGCGCTTATACATAGGGAAAGGAACATAGACGTTCCATCCCTTGTAGACGAGCTATTTCCGGTAGCTGGTAGAAACGTTCAGGCCGTATTCCTGAACTTATACAAGGTGCTGCTGTTTTGAATTATAGGGAGAATCATAACAATCCAATGGAGAAGGGTCAATAAGTTTAAAAAATGTTCGGGAATTCACTTTTTTCAGATATTTGATTGTCAGTGGTTGGTTTAGAAGACGCTCCACGTGGTTATGAAGAATTTGACAGCGGGGTAGCGAAAAAGTTTGTGCTCGACCCGCAGAATCTGATCCGCAGCTAATGATTGAGGCTCTCCATCCTCTAGGTGCATGGAGACGTTTTTTTCGTGCCCTGCCTATCGATCCACCTGCTCCAGTGCCAATCCTTCATGCATCGTCAGAAAAAGGACCCGGAGAACGAAGAAAGCTGACCAGTCCACCTAGTCAGCTTCCTTCGTTTATTTACTCTGCTGTCTTTTCTTTCAGTGCTTTCACTGTACCGGTATGTACACCCTCATGATAGATCGTGAAGTTAAGGATTTCACCAACCGTGGGCAGGGATAGAAAAGTTTGTGCCGCTTCATCATCCAGCTGGCCGCTGAGTACTTCCTTCAGTGTCTCCGGCTGCTCCTTAAGTACTTGTTTCAGCTCATCAAGAGACGGGATGTCGCCCTTCCAGTCCGCTGGTTTAGTTCCAGGTGCGAACAATTCTATGTATCGGGGGGACGTTTCGACAGGTTTGCCTCCGAACTTAGCCAGCAAGGCGTTTTGCACCACGTGTATGTGTCCTATGTTCCAGCGGATCGTGTTTTTGAATCCTTCCGGTTGATCATCGGCCTGTGCCTCTGTGACACTTTCCAATTGTTTTAATGTGGCTTGCCTTACCAGGTTGATCTGTTTAAACAGCTGTTCTTCGTTCATATGAACATCTCCCTTCTTCTCTATTATTCTAGCTTCCTCCCCTATGGTTCACAACTATACTGCTCGTTCCTCCTACAACATACGGTCTACTCACGCTCCATGACAAGGCTAAAAAACGGAAATCTCCTGTTATTCTCTCAGGAGATTTCCGCTTCCGCTACACGTGGCCAGGACGATAGATTAGGTGTGCAGATTTCCAACTAGTGAGCTCTTCGGTTGGTAAAAGCCCATAGGGATTTGAATGAGTGTTGTTTCTTTGGATTTCTCCAACTGATAAATTCGATCACAAGCATCCCCGTCATACCCAAGCAGTGGATGACCGTTCATACCAAGTGCACTGGCTGTCAACAACAGCCTTTGAAGGAGCATGCCTGCTTCCATCTGCTGAATCCGGTATCCCCTGTACCCGAGTTCTTTTTTATAGTGGGCCCGTTCGCCGGCGATATGAAGACAGATCGGCACTTGATGGAGATTGACGTTATCGACCTTCATCGCCTGCTGCAACGGGAGACGGAAGTCCCCTTGGGCGATTTCGGTCAATGAATGACTGTTTGCATCATAGCGGTAAGCGCCGTCAGGGAATCCTTCCACCCCATGAAAACAACCATAGATCGCCAAAGAGGATCGGCCGTCTTCGGCATAGAGGTCCGTATGGGATGGTTTGATTGTCTCTTTCAAAAGCAAAGCGAGCTGTTTTAAAGGAATGCTCCGGTTCACAAAATTCAGTTCTGGTGAATGCCTCTTACGGCACGCGTCAGCCAGGTTGTAGACCAATGGCTCAATTTCCGGCAAAGAGTGGGTCGGATTCATAATCCAATCCGGCTCTTTGGGTTTAACAAGCCCGAATTGAGCAGGCGAATTAAACATGGCCTGTTGATTGATTCTTTTAATG
This window harbors:
- a CDS encoding HAMP domain-containing sensor histidine kinase, whose amino-acid sequence is MRSKLYVDWGISGVFKQKKRKNIFYYWSRRYLTTLLVGLVIIAVLSVVWIRQTTVDNRLNLMHIVAQEIADRVVSTNGRILAGPLFEEILRKRSEELQVNEPPTGIVVSAEGEILITNNRERTFKNRGDYLEESLYKTNESTITLEGNEKAYVVSEPIKSDSETLGYIVLVNEKSVLSSINHEYRLLAAMLGGVGLLGWAVIYYMTKKVSKPLKETATAAKQVSEGNYDINLTDIPKERELAELMGSFSEMADKLKRLEDMRNELLAGVTHDLKTPVTSMSGLIQAVKDEIVDGEEAKEYLDLSLKEMERLQTMIQDLLSFNTYVSGSFPIQKKHQDLHLILRDFEKQWRSDPSHTPLRMECPAEAMKMKVDDHRVKQILLNVVQNADHAVKDNDGSITLAVHHSNDYVDIDVSDTGDGIPSEEQGLIFERFYRGEAKKLKERGLGLGLPLSRMLARALGGDLLLRHSSGSGTTFTLRLPKE
- a CDS encoding response regulator transcription factor yields the protein MSKVLIVEDEPTISRVLTAYLTKNGLHVEQVFTGRDALEMFFRSRPDLVLLDVMLPDVDGWSILSDIRKKSSCPVIMLTALGEIDHRLKGFEGGADDYISKPFIGEEVVARVKAVLRRPIPTVEDHTLQYGSLRIDPVGHTILYEGEEVELSPKDRSLFLFLVQHPNQTFSRDQLLDHVWGFDYDGSDRAVDLSIKRIRKALRLSKDDPYAIKTLRGLGYQWRVQTKET
- a CDS encoding VanW family protein, encoding MKIAILSLCLLITAPFIQEQHLSISHDGEKIMTVNREDFADEVFGKPFVDKKKTADLIKQLEEEINREPVSAKIGKTEEIIPGKPGAKVDHQTFIEEFYHYLHSTGSSTIDVPTIPAHPRVDSELLATIRTKQIGQYVTYFNKNNEERSHNIRLAAEALDSHVVFPGEVFSFNKVVGKRTVEKGYKKAPVIVKGEVSEGIGGGICQLSSTLFNSVDKAGVKILERYSHSKRVPYVPEGRDATVSWYGPDFTFKNPYNQPLLIRSKVYGGQMIVKVYSSDVINTEPNEVPDASKQLPEEMFQ
- a CDS encoding DUF4256 domain-containing protein, whose translation is MTKETGTRNKGELLVEEKQELLQGLKARFEKNRHRHEDLDWTEVQAKLDEHPEKLWSLNEMERTGGEPDVVGYSKEKDAYIFYDCSKESPKGRRSVCYDRAALESRKKYKPETSAMDLAASMGIEMLTEEQYRSLQELGEFDLKTSSWVHTPEKIRELGGALFCDRRFDHVFLYHNGAESYYKARGFRGSLHV
- a CDS encoding peroxiredoxin; this encodes MEQENQVEEQTYSLPRIGEKAPDFTAQTTHGEISLNDYEGKWFILFSHPSDFTPVCTTEFVAFQGIYDQLRERDTELIGLSVDSVTSHIAWIRNIEENFNTTIEFPVIADLDKRVATKFGMIMPESNGTETSRAVFVIDDKGTVRSVIYYPLTTGRNMGEILRLVEALKTTDEHGVSTPADWKKGDQIVASPPKTTEDAKARIDDPNYECVDWYFCKKDIHS
- a CDS encoding DsrE/DsrF/DrsH-like family protein: MANTKVAIIAANGSLFDAYKVFNIASAAAASDAEVGIFFTFEGLNLIHNEGHKNLPLPEGKEHFQEGFEKANVPSIEELVGIAQEMDVKLIACQMTMDVMSLEKEDFVEGIEVGGAASFIEYAKDADISLTF
- a CDS encoding rhodanese-like domain-containing protein, which produces MVTLKHLSTSDLAEKMQNNEEKTLILDVRNSDEFNEGKIENSQVEVINEPYFHLLDDLQTLDGKLAKNQEIVVVCAKGNSSQMIAEMLDEEGYEDVYSLDGGMQAWSEHFER
- a CDS encoding sulfurtransferase TusA family protein, with the translated sequence MEANEVLDAKGLACPMPIVKTKKAIEKLETGEVLEVQATDKGAKSDIAAWVKSGGHELLKDTEENDVLKFWIKKG
- a CDS encoding NCS2 family permease, whose protein sequence is MRNFFQFKERETNFQKETLAGVTTFLSMAYILVVNPIILSQAGMGKGALFTATALSAIVGSLLIGLLANFPVGIAPSMGLNSFFTFSVVIGMGIEWQVALTGVFIAGIIFMILSLLKIREKIINVIPKDLKHAIAGGIGFFIAFIGLKNAGIVVGSEETFVSIGQLTSPTTALAAFGFIATLMMLVRGIRGGIFYGIVITSIIGMIVGLVDVPKSVVGEIPSLEPTFGVVFQHLGDIFRPEVLAVIFTFLFVAFFDTAGALIAVASQAGIMKDNKIPNAGRALLADSTSGVAGAIFGTSTTASFVESSAGVAVGGRTGFTSVVISICFFIALFFSPVLGVITPEVTAPALIIVGALMATEVKEIDWSRFEIVVPAFVTIIMMPLTFSVATGIALGFILYPFAMIAKRDWKQVHPIMYTLGGLFIMYFIFL
- a CDS encoding DinB family protein; translated protein: MNEEQLFKQINLVRQATLKQLESVTEAQADDQPEGFKNTIRWNIGHIHVVQNALLAKFGGKPVETSPRYIELFAPGTKPADWKGDIPSLDELKQVLKEQPETLKEVLSGQLDDEAAQTFLSLPTVGEILNFTIYHEGVHTGTVKALKEKTAE